A genomic region of Pseudomonas sp. RSB 5.4 contains the following coding sequences:
- the rpsU gene encoding 30S ribosomal protein S21 codes for MPAVKVKENEPFDVALRRFKRSCEKAGVLAEVRSREFYEKPTSERKRKAAAAVKRHAKKVQREQRRAVRLY; via the coding sequence ATGCCAGCCGTCAAAGTTAAAGAGAACGAACCCTTCGACGTAGCTCTGCGTCGTTTCAAGCGCTCCTGCGAAAAAGCCGGTGTACTGGCTGAAGTTCGTAGCCGCGAATTTTACGAGAAGCCAACTTCTGAGCGTAAGCGCAAAGCAGCAGCCGCTGTTAAGCGTCACGCCAAGAAAGTTCAGCGCGAACAGCGCCGCGCCGTTCGTCTGTACTAA